In a genomic window of Gossypium arboreum isolate Shixiya-1 chromosome 7, ASM2569848v2, whole genome shotgun sequence:
- the LOC108468964 gene encoding protein NDL1 isoform X2 has product MEHHVRTRCGSVSVIVYGDQDKPALITYPDLALNYMSCFQGLFFCPEAASLLLHNFCIYHISPPGHELGAAQICPSTSSYSADDLADQILEVLNFFRLGAVMCMGVTAGAYILTLFAIKYRERVLGLILVSPLCKAPSWTEWFYNKVMSNLLYFYGMCGLLKEILLQRYFSKEVRGNAEVPESDIVQACRRLLDERYGSNVMRFLQAINRRPDLTSGLKRLRCRTLIFVGDSSPFHSEALYMTSKLDRRFSALVEVQACGSMVTEEQPHAMLIPMEYFFMRYGLYRPCPLSDSPRSPLSPSCISPELLSPESMGLKLKPIKTRVSLEV; this is encoded by the exons ATG GAACATCATGTACGCACGCGCTGTGGTTCTGTGTCTGTTATAGTTTATGGGGATCAAGACAAGCCTGCACTAATTACATATCCGGATTTGGCGTTGAATT ATATGTCTTGTTTCCAAGGATTGTTCTTTTGTCCAGAAGCGGCCTCTTTGCTGCTGCACAACTTCTGCATTTATCATATTAGTCCTCCCGGACATGAG TTGGGAGCTGCTCAAATTTGTCCAAGCACTTCTTCGTATTCTGCCGATGACTTGGCCGATCAGATTCTCGAGGTTCTCAACTTTTTCAG GCTAGGTGCAGTGATGTGCATGGGAGTAACGGCGGGTGCTTACATTCTTACTCTATTTGCT ATAAAATACAGAGAACGTGTTCTTGGTTTGATACTTGTATCCCCGCTTTGCAAAGCACCTTCTTGGACTGAATGGTTTTATAACAAG GTGATGTCAAACTTGTTATATTTTTACGGAATGTGTGGACTGCTTAAAGAAATTTTGCTTCAACGATACTTTAGTAAG GAAGTTCGTGGTAATGCAGAAGTTCCTGAATCAGATATTGTTCAAGCATGCCGAAGA TTACTGGATGAGAGATACGGGTCAAACGTGATGCGATTTCTTCAAGCCATTAATAG AAGACCTGATCTTACCAGTGGGTTGAAAAGACTAAGATGCCGTACCTTAATATTCGTTGGGGATAGCTCACCTTTTCATTCCGAGGCCCTCTATATGACATCCAAGTTGGATAGAAGATTTAGTGCCTTAGTCGAG GTCCAGGCTTGTGGATCAATGGTGACTGAAGAACAGCCACATGCGATGCTAATACCGATGGAATACTTCTTCATGCGGTACGGTTTGTATAGGCCTTGTCCTTTAAGTGACAGCCCAAGGAGCCCGTTAAGTCCGTCTTGCATCTCACCGGAGCTACTCTCACCAGAAAGCATGGGTTTGAAGCTAAAACCGATAAAAACCCGAGTTTCACTCGAAGTTTGA
- the LOC108468964 gene encoding protein NDL1 isoform X1, with protein sequence MVESNDSIPLDAEKIYLGGKEHHVRTRCGSVSVIVYGDQDKPALITYPDLALNYMSCFQGLFFCPEAASLLLHNFCIYHISPPGHELGAAQICPSTSSYSADDLADQILEVLNFFRLGAVMCMGVTAGAYILTLFAIKYRERVLGLILVSPLCKAPSWTEWFYNKVMSNLLYFYGMCGLLKEILLQRYFSKEVRGNAEVPESDIVQACRRLLDERYGSNVMRFLQAINRRPDLTSGLKRLRCRTLIFVGDSSPFHSEALYMTSKLDRRFSALVEVQACGSMVTEEQPHAMLIPMEYFFMRYGLYRPCPLSDSPRSPLSPSCISPELLSPESMGLKLKPIKTRVSLEV encoded by the exons ATGGTTGAATCAAACGATTCCATTCCTCTTGATGCTGAAAAGATCTATCTCGGTGGAAAG GAACATCATGTACGCACGCGCTGTGGTTCTGTGTCTGTTATAGTTTATGGGGATCAAGACAAGCCTGCACTAATTACATATCCGGATTTGGCGTTGAATT ATATGTCTTGTTTCCAAGGATTGTTCTTTTGTCCAGAAGCGGCCTCTTTGCTGCTGCACAACTTCTGCATTTATCATATTAGTCCTCCCGGACATGAG TTGGGAGCTGCTCAAATTTGTCCAAGCACTTCTTCGTATTCTGCCGATGACTTGGCCGATCAGATTCTCGAGGTTCTCAACTTTTTCAG GCTAGGTGCAGTGATGTGCATGGGAGTAACGGCGGGTGCTTACATTCTTACTCTATTTGCT ATAAAATACAGAGAACGTGTTCTTGGTTTGATACTTGTATCCCCGCTTTGCAAAGCACCTTCTTGGACTGAATGGTTTTATAACAAG GTGATGTCAAACTTGTTATATTTTTACGGAATGTGTGGACTGCTTAAAGAAATTTTGCTTCAACGATACTTTAGTAAG GAAGTTCGTGGTAATGCAGAAGTTCCTGAATCAGATATTGTTCAAGCATGCCGAAGA TTACTGGATGAGAGATACGGGTCAAACGTGATGCGATTTCTTCAAGCCATTAATAG AAGACCTGATCTTACCAGTGGGTTGAAAAGACTAAGATGCCGTACCTTAATATTCGTTGGGGATAGCTCACCTTTTCATTCCGAGGCCCTCTATATGACATCCAAGTTGGATAGAAGATTTAGTGCCTTAGTCGAG GTCCAGGCTTGTGGATCAATGGTGACTGAAGAACAGCCACATGCGATGCTAATACCGATGGAATACTTCTTCATGCGGTACGGTTTGTATAGGCCTTGTCCTTTAAGTGACAGCCCAAGGAGCCCGTTAAGTCCGTCTTGCATCTCACCGGAGCTACTCTCACCAGAAAGCATGGGTTTGAAGCTAAAACCGATAAAAACCCGAGTTTCACTCGAAGTTTGA
- the LOC108481125 gene encoding 1-aminocyclopropane-1-carboxylate oxidase 1, with the protein MAIPVIDLAELHGDKRSKTMTSLHEACEKWGFFQVDNHGVDKKLMEKVKEMVNDYYDENLKEKFYESEMTKSLNKNEKISDMDWESTFFICHHPNSNINQIPNITKQLCETMEEYIAQLIKLAETLSELICENLGLDHNHIKQTFSGTKGPSIGTKVAIYPQCPNPDLVRGLREHTDAGGIILLLQDDQVPGLEFLKDGQWFRIPPSKNNTIFINTGDQIEVISNGKYKSVLHRVMAEKQGNRLSIATFYNPGSDAVISPAPELLYPGNYQFGDYLKLYSTTKFLEKGPRFESMKMTMVNGHHG; encoded by the exons ATGGCAATTCCAGTGATAGATCTTGCTGAGCTCCATGGTGACAAAAGGAGCAAAACAATGACTTCTCTTCATGAAGCTTGTGAGAAATGGGGCTTCTTTCAG GTTGATAACCATGGAGTTGATAAGAAGTTAATGGAGAAAGTGAAAGAGATGGTGAATGATTACTATGATGAGAATTTGAAAGAAAAGTTTTATGAATCGGAGATGACTAAAAGTTTGAACAAGAATGAGAAAATCTCCGACATGGATTGGGAAAGTACTTTCTTCATTTGCCACCATCCAAATTCTAACATCAATCAAATCCCAAACATAACTAAGCAACTATG TGAAACAATGGAGGAATACATAGCACAACTGATTAAACTAGCTGAAACCCTATCGGAGCTGATATGCGAAAATCTAGGACTAGACCACAACCACATAAAGCAAACATTCTCCGGCACCAAAGGCCCCTCCATCGGCACCAAAGTGGCTATATACCCACAATGTCCTAACCCAGACCTCGTCCGTGGTCTCCGAGAGCACACCGATGCCGGTGGCATAATCTTACTTCTCCAAGACGACCAAGTCCCTGGCCTCGAATTCCTCAAGGACGGTCAATGGTTTAGAATCCCACCGTCGAAAAACAACACCATATTCATCAACACCGGCGACCAAATCGAAGTGATTAGCAATGGGAAGTACAAGAGTGTGTTGCATCGTGTAATGGCTGAGAAACAAGGGAATAGGCTTTCCATTGCTACGTTTTATAACCCTGGTAGTGATGCTGTGATTTCACCGGCACCGGAATTGTTGTACCCGGGAAATTACcagtttggggattatttgaaaCTATATTCGACTACTAAGTTTTTGGAGAAAGGACCAAGGTTTGAATCGATGAAGATGACGATGGTTAATGGTCACCATGGTTGA